The genomic window CTACGAGGACCGCGAAACCCGTGTGCCGCTGCGGGGAATGCGCCGCGCGATTGCCAACCAGATGCAGGCGTCGCACCTCTACACCGTCCGCACCCTGACGGTGGACGAAGTGAACCTGACCAAACTGGTCGAGTTCCGCCAGCGCGTGAAGGACGAGGCCAAGGCCGCCGACGTGAAGCTGTCGTACCTGCCCTTCATCTTCAAGGCCATTACGGTGGCGCTGAAAAAGTACCCCAGCCTCAACACGTCCTTCGACGAGGCGACGCAGGAAATCGTCCAGAAGAGCTACTACAACCTCGGAATGGCCGTCGCCACCGAAGCCGGGCTGACGGTGCCGGTCATCCGCGACGTGGACCGCAAGAGCATCTTCGACCTCGCCCGCGACGTGGTGGACCTTGCGGGCCGCGCCAACGCGGGCAAGCTCAGCCCCGACGAACTCACGGGCAGCTCGTTCAGCGTGACCAACATCGGCAGCATCGGCGCGCTGTTTTCGTTCCCCATTATCAACGTGCCCGACGCCGCCATCATGGGCGTCCACTCCATCGTCAAGCGGCCCATCGTGGACGAGCACGACAACATCACCGTGGCCCACATGATGTACCTCTCGCTGTCGTTCGACCACCGCCTGATCGACGGCGCCGAAGCCGCCCGCTTCTGCAAAGAAGTCATCCGGCTGCTCGAAAACCCCGACCGGCTGATGCTCGAAGGGTTCTGAGCCGAGCTTTCCCCTTGGCCCTCTCCCTACGCGGGGGAGGGCTTTTTTGTGCCTCGTGGGCGCGGCGTGCAGGCTGCTCAGGAAAGACAGGAAAGAACGGCCTCGGCCTCGATTTCCACCAGATGCCGGGGGTCAATCAGGGCGGCCACCTGCACCATGGTCGCGGCAGGACGGATAGCGCCGAAGACCTCGCCGTGCGCCCGCCCGACCTGCTCCCAACGGCTGATGTCGGGTACGTACATGCGCGTCCTGACCACGTCTTCCAGCCGCGCCCCCGCCTGCTCCAGCGCTTGCCGGATGAGCCCGAGGGCCACTTTGGTCTGCCAGTAGGCGTCCCCCACGCCCACGACCTCGCCGTCCACGGTGGCGGTCGTTCCGGCCACCTGCACGATATTTCCGACCCGGACGGCTCGCGAGTACCCCACGGTGTCTTCCCAGGGAGACGTTCCAGCAATGTTCTGACGCATAGCCCAGGGTAGTGTCCTAATGTCTCCTTG from Deinococcus radiodurans R1 = ATCC 13939 = DSM 20539 includes these protein-coding regions:
- a CDS encoding RidA family protein translates to MRQNIAGTSPWEDTVGYSRAVRVGNIVQVAGTTATVDGEVVGVGDAYWQTKVALGLIRQALEQAGARLEDVVRTRMYVPDISRWEQVGRAHGEVFGAIRPAATMVQVAALIDPRHLVEIEAEAVLSCLS